The Gloeocapsa sp. PCC 73106 genomic sequence AGGAGTTATTATCTCAACAGGGACGTTACGCAGGTTTTCACGCACAACAGTTTTCTTGAGCACTCAATCCACATCATCGTGAGCAAAACGATTGTACAGAAAGTCAAGAGCGTAATTTCTAAGACGATAATACTCTGGGTCTTCCATAATACGATCGCGATCGCGAGGACGAGCAAAAGGAATCCTCATGATTTCTCCAATAGTAGCACTCGGTCCATTGGTCATCATGATCAAGCGATCTGCCAAAAACAGAGCTTCATCGATATCATGAGTAATCATCAATACCGTACAACCGTGGTCATTCCAGATTTTCAGCAATTCTTCCTGTAACTCTTCCTTGGTGATAGCGTCTAGAGCACCAAAAGGCTCATCCAATATTAACACTTCCGGACGAATCGATAGAGCACGAGCGATAGAAACCCGTTGTTTCATCCCTCCGGAAATTTGCGTCGGTTTTTTCTCCATAGCTTCGGTTAAACCCACTAGGGCTAAATGTTCCTTGACTATCGCTCTTTTTTCCGCTTCTATTTTTTGAGGGTGAACCGCGTCTACTGCTAGATAGACGTTATCAAACACCGACAACCAAGGTAGAAGCGCGTAATTTTGGAAAACCACCATGCGATCGGGACCTGGACCTGTAATAGGTTGTCCTTTAAGATGAACCGAACCCGAACTAGGTAGGGTAAAACCAGATACCATATTCAACAAAGTCGATTTACCACAACCAGAGTGCCCAATAACACAAATAAATTCACCTCGTGATACACTTAGATTAACGTCTTTGAGCACCGTATATGCTCCCTTAGAAGTGGGATAAACTTTAGCGACGTTATCAATAGTCAAAAAAGAGTCTAGTTTTAATCTTTGTTCCATAGTTCTTACCACTTGCTCTTTTGATACTGGCATAGTTTTCTTCTTCCTTAAGCTGCGATCGTGGGATTAGTGTTCAGGGCAATTTCCGCCATAGTATAATTACGTTTGATCTTCAGCTCATTGAGATAGCTTACAGGATCTTCGGCATCAAATTCTAAACCATCAAACAGACGAATCGGTTCGCGACGATACTTAATATCGCTCAATCCTAACTCTCTGGCTGCAGTACT encodes the following:
- a CDS encoding nitrate ABC transporter ATP-binding protein (This model describes the ATP binding subunits of ATP-binding cassette (ABC) transporters for nitrate transport, or for bicarbonate transport, in bacteria and archaea.), with product MEQRLKLDSFLTIDNVAKVYPTSKGAYTVLKDVNLSVSRGEFICVIGHSGCGKSTLLNMVSGFTLPSSGSVHLKGQPITGPGPDRMVVFQNYALLPWLSVFDNVYLAVDAVHPQKIEAEKRAIVKEHLALVGLTEAMEKKPTQISGGMKQRVSIARALSIRPEVLILDEPFGALDAITKEELQEELLKIWNDHGCTVLMITHDIDEALFLADRLIMMTNGPSATIGEIMRIPFARPRDRDRIMEDPEYYRLRNYALDFLYNRFAHDDVD